A single genomic interval of Campylobacter sp. MIT 12-8780 harbors:
- the secY gene encoding preprotein translocase subunit SecY has protein sequence MSKSLINKILITLAFLFAYRVLAFVPVPGVNAEVIAEFFNQNSQNALGLFNMFSGGAAERFSIISLGIMPYITASIIMELLAATFPNIGKMKKERDGMQKYMQIIRYATIAITLVQSIGVSIGLQSLSGTGGKSAIMIEDLNTFIALSAVSMLAGTMLLMWLGEQITQRGVGNGISLIIFAGIVSSIPSAISSSVGLINTGEMNILVAVAILAIILLTIWAIIYVELGERRIPISYSRKVVMQNQNKRIMNYIPIKVNLSGVIPPIFAGAILTFPATILQASTNEYIRILNDYLNPQGYLFHLLTFLFVIFFAYFYASIVFNAKDIAENLKKQGGFIPGIRPGEGTSNYLNEVASRLTLSGSIYLGLITTLPWLLVKFLGVPFYFGGTSVLIVVQVALDTMRKIEAQIYMNKYQTLSAVNL, from the coding sequence ATGAGTAAAAGTTTAATCAATAAAATTCTCATCACACTTGCTTTTTTATTTGCCTACCGCGTTCTAGCCTTTGTGCCAGTTCCGGGGGTAAATGCAGAAGTGATTGCTGAGTTTTTTAACCAAAACAGCCAAAATGCACTTGGGCTTTTTAATATGTTTAGCGGTGGGGCAGCTGAACGATTTTCTATCATCTCGCTTGGCATTATGCCTTACATTACAGCTTCTATTATCATGGAGCTTTTAGCAGCTACTTTTCCTAATATAGGCAAGATGAAAAAAGAACGCGATGGTATGCAAAAATACATGCAAATCATACGCTACGCAACCATAGCTATAACCTTAGTGCAAAGCATAGGCGTAAGTATAGGGCTTCAAAGCCTAAGTGGCACAGGTGGTAAAAGCGCGATTATGATCGAGGATTTAAATACCTTCATCGCACTTTCAGCTGTTTCTATGCTAGCTGGAACTATGCTTTTAATGTGGCTTGGCGAGCAAATCACTCAAAGAGGCGTGGGAAATGGAATTTCACTCATCATCTTTGCTGGTATAGTTTCAAGCATACCTTCAGCTATTAGCAGTTCAGTAGGATTAATCAATACAGGCGAGATGAATATACTTGTGGCAGTGGCTATACTTGCTATCATTTTGCTTACCATTTGGGCGATCATTTATGTTGAACTTGGAGAAAGACGCATACCTATTTCTTACTCAAGAAAAGTAGTTATGCAAAATCAAAATAAACGCATTATGAATTATATCCCTATTAAAGTGAATTTAAGTGGGGTTATACCGCCTATTTTTGCTGGGGCGATTTTGACTTTTCCAGCAACTATTTTGCAAGCTAGCACAAATGAATACATAAGAATACTTAATGATTATCTTAATCCTCAAGGTTATTTGTTTCATCTGCTTACTTTCTTGTTTGTGATTTTCTTTGCGTATTTTTATGCAAGCATAGTTTTTAATGCTAAGGATATAGCGGAAAATCTCAAAAAACAAGGTGGCTTTATACCGGGGATTAGACCGGGTGAGGGCACTTCAAACTACTTAAATGAAGTCGCTTCAAGGCTTACGCTTTCAGGCTCAATTTATCTTGGCTTGATTACAACCTTACCTTGGCTTTTGGTGAAGTTTTTGGGCGTGCCATTTTATTTTGGTGGCACTTCTGTGCTTATCGTTGTTCAAGTTGCTCTTGATACGATGAGAAAAATAGAAGCTCAAATTTATATGAATAAATACCAAACTCTTAGTGCTGTAAATCTTTAA
- the rplO gene encoding 50S ribosomal protein L15: MNLTKADGSTRKIKRIGRGQGSGHGKTATKGGKGQTARKGYNEKRGFEGGQQPLQRRLPKVGFTSKIQKPYVINVEKVKAVAELSEISFESIKSVHKFAKSVEKIKLIGKSAKALASKIKDEKISVSGSKE; this comes from the coding sequence ATGAATTTAACAAAAGCAGACGGATCGACACGAAAGATCAAAAGAATAGGACGCGGACAAGGTAGCGGACACGGAAAAACAGCAACCAAAGGTGGTAAAGGACAAACTGCAAGAAAAGGTTATAATGAAAAAAGAGGCTTTGAAGGCGGACAACAACCTTTACAAAGACGTTTGCCAAAGGTAGGTTTTACTTCAAAGATACAAAAACCTTATGTGATTAATGTTGAAAAGGTAAAAGCTGTTGCAGAGCTTAGTGAAATCAGCTTTGAGAGCATTAAAAGCGTGCATAAATTTGCAAAGTCAGTTGAAAAGATCAAACTCATCGGTAAATCAGCCAAGGCTCTTGCAAGCAAAATCAAAGATGAAAAAATCAGCGTAAGCGGAAGCAAAGAATGA
- the rpsE gene encoding 30S ribosomal protein S5, which produces MQKYNKEEFEEIIVDIGRVTKVVKGGRRFRFTALVVVGNKKGLVGVGYGKAKEVPDAIRKGVDDAFKNIVEVKTKGSTIAHDVEVKYNSSRILLKPASEGTGVIAGGSTRPIVELAGIKDILTKSLGSNNSANVVRATIKALTMLKG; this is translated from the coding sequence ATGCAAAAGTATAATAAAGAAGAATTCGAAGAAATCATCGTTGATATAGGCAGAGTAACCAAAGTCGTTAAAGGCGGACGTCGCTTCCGCTTTACTGCTCTTGTAGTTGTTGGCAATAAAAAAGGACTTGTAGGCGTTGGTTATGGTAAGGCAAAAGAAGTTCCAGATGCGATTCGCAAAGGGGTTGATGATGCGTTTAAAAATATAGTTGAAGTCAAAACCAAAGGTTCAACTATAGCTCATGATGTGGAAGTAAAATATAATTCAAGTAGAATTTTACTCAAGCCAGCCAGTGAAGGAACAGGTGTTATCGCAGGTGGCTCAACGCGTCCTATAGTTGAACTAGCAGGCATTAAGGACATCTTAACTAAGTCCTTAGGATCAAACAATTCAGCCAATGTCGTTCGTGCAACGATTAAAGCGCTTACTATGCTTAAAGGATAA
- the rplR gene encoding 50S ribosomal protein L18, producing MRANVLKRKLSLRIKRKKRIRAKISGTQTLPRISVFKSNRTLYVQAIDDVKAVTLAAVDGRKLGVKANKEGAKKVGAEFAKALKAKKLENGVFDRNGFVYHGVIAELANALRENGIKL from the coding sequence ATGAGAGCAAATGTATTAAAAAGAAAATTAAGTCTTAGAATCAAAAGAAAAAAACGCATTAGAGCTAAAATTTCAGGCACACAGACTTTGCCTAGAATTTCAGTATTTAAATCAAATCGCACCTTATATGTGCAAGCTATTGATGATGTTAAGGCTGTAACTTTAGCTGCTGTTGATGGACGCAAACTTGGGGTAAAAGCTAACAAAGAAGGCGCTAAAAAAGTAGGGGCTGAATTTGCAAAGGCTTTAAAGGCTAAAAAGCTTGAAAATGGTGTATTTGATAGAAATGGCTTTGTGTATCACGGCGTTATCGCTGAACTAGCAAATGCCTTAAGAGAAAATGGCATAAAGCTATAA
- the rplF gene encoding 50S ribosomal protein L6: protein MSRIGKQPITIPNGVEVKLEGNILKFKKGNLSKELDTKANVLVELKDNTIVFAPKGEDRQSRAYWGTYRALANNVVIGLNEGFSKTLEINGVGYKAALKGKVLELALGFSHPINYAIPEGIEITVDKNNIIIKGSDKQVVGQVAAQIREFRPPEPYKGKGVKYADERIIRKAGKTSKK from the coding sequence ATGTCTCGTATAGGCAAACAACCAATCACCATTCCAAACGGAGTGGAAGTAAAACTTGAGGGAAATATACTTAAGTTTAAAAAAGGAAATTTAAGTAAAGAGCTTGATACAAAAGCAAATGTGCTTGTCGAGCTTAAAGATAATACCATAGTTTTTGCTCCAAAGGGCGAAGATAGACAAAGCAGGGCGTATTGGGGAACTTATAGAGCCTTAGCAAATAATGTCGTTATAGGCTTAAATGAGGGCTTTAGCAAAACCCTAGAAATCAACGGCGTTGGTTATAAAGCAGCCTTGAAAGGCAAGGTGCTTGAACTCGCACTTGGTTTTTCTCACCCTATCAACTATGCTATACCAGAAGGTATTGAAATCACTGTTGATAAAAATAATATCATCATCAAAGGAAGCGACAAACAAGTCGTAGGACAAGTTGCTGCTCAAATTCGTGAGTTTAGACCGCCAGAGCCTTACAAAGGTAAGGGTGTAAAATATGCTGATGAACGCATAATCCGCAAAGCCGGAAAAACTTCTAAGAAATAA
- the rpsH gene encoding 30S ribosomal protein S8: MINDIISDSLTRIRNAGMRKLESTKLLHSKVIEALVGIFQAKGYIESFSVIEEDKKKFISVVLKYDERGSSVINEIKRVSKPGRRVYKGKDEIKRFKNGYGTIVVSTSKGVLANDEAYKIGVGGEVLCTIW; encoded by the coding sequence ATGATCAATGATATAATTTCAGATTCACTCACTCGTATCAGAAATGCAGGCATGAGAAAGCTTGAAAGCACTAAATTACTTCACTCAAAGGTGATTGAAGCCTTGGTGGGAATTTTTCAAGCAAAGGGTTATATAGAAAGTTTTAGCGTTATTGAAGAAGATAAGAAAAAATTCATCTCAGTTGTGCTTAAATACGATGAAAGAGGCTCAAGCGTGATCAATGAGATCAAAAGGGTTTCAAAGCCTGGTCGTCGTGTGTATAAGGGCAAAGATGAGATCAAACGTTTTAAAAATGGATATGGAACCATAGTTGTAAGCACAAGCAAAGGCGTTTTAGCTAATGATGAAGCTTATAAAATCGGCGTAGGTGGCGAGGTTTTATGCACCATTTGGTGA
- a CDS encoding type Z 30S ribosomal protein S14 produces the protein MAKKSMIAKAARKAKFSVRAYTRCQICGRPHSVYRDFGICRVCLRKMANEGLIPGLKKSSW, from the coding sequence ATGGCTAAAAAATCAATGATAGCAAAAGCGGCTAGAAAAGCAAAATTTAGCGTAAGAGCTTATACAAGATGTCAAATTTGTGGGCGTCCGCATTCAGTATATAGAGACTTTGGAATTTGTAGAGTTTGCCTTAGAAAAATGGCAAATGAAGGTTTGATTCCCGGACTTAAAAAATCAAGTTGGTAA
- the rplE gene encoding 50S ribosomal protein L5, whose product MRLKDRYKEQIKPALVKEFDIKNPMLIPALEKIVISVGAGELAKDQKVLQNIADTISLIAGQKALITKARKSVAGFKVREGFPVGVMVTLRKDNMFAFLDKLISIALPRVKDFRGLSRDGFDGRGNYNFGLDEQLMFPEVEYDKILRTHGMNISIVTTAQKDIEAQKLLELFGVPFAKGRVNG is encoded by the coding sequence ATGAGACTTAAAGATAGATATAAAGAACAAATTAAGCCAGCCTTAGTAAAAGAATTTGACATTAAAAACCCTATGCTTATCCCAGCCCTTGAAAAAATCGTTATTAGCGTAGGCGCTGGCGAATTAGCAAAGGATCAAAAGGTTTTGCAAAATATCGCTGATACCATCTCTTTGATCGCTGGACAAAAAGCTTTGATTACTAAAGCAAGAAAATCAGTGGCTGGTTTTAAGGTGCGCGAAGGCTTCCCAGTAGGCGTTATGGTAACTTTAAGAAAAGACAATATGTTTGCCTTTTTAGACAAACTCATCTCTATAGCTTTACCTAGAGTAAAAGACTTTAGAGGCTTAAGTAGAGATGGCTTTGATGGAAGGGGAAATTATAATTTTGGGCTTGATGAACAGCTTATGTTCCCAGAAGTAGAGTATGATAAAATCCTACGCACACACGGCATGAATATTAGCATAGTTACAACAGCACAAAAAGATATTGAGGCGCAAAAGCTTTTAGAATTGTTTGGTGTGCCTTTCGCAAAAGGGAGAGTAAATGGCTAA
- the rplX gene encoding 50S ribosomal protein L24, with protein MKLKIKKNDEVKIIAGDDKGKTGKVLAVYPKKNQVLVEGCKLAKKAVKPSDKIPNGGFINKEMPIHISNVAKV; from the coding sequence GAAGCTTAAGATTAAGAAAAACGATGAAGTTAAGATCATTGCTGGTGATGATAAGGGTAAAACAGGCAAAGTTTTAGCTGTATATCCTAAGAAAAATCAAGTTTTGGTTGAGGGTTGTAAGCTTGCTAAAAAAGCTGTAAAACCAAGTGATAAAATCCCAAATGGTGGCTTTATCAACAAAGAAATGCCAATACATATTTCTAATGTAGCAAAGGTTTAA